The window CAAGTTCAGTCGAATAGATATCCTTGTCAACAACGCAGGTATCAACCCAAGAGGTCCGTTTCTGGAGAGCACAGATGAAGAGTGGGAACAGGGGTGGCAAATCAATGTCATGGGCGTTGTGCATTGTTGTCGTGCGGCGTTGCCAATCATGCAGCAACAGGGAAGTGGGAACATCATCAACGTCGGTTCCGGTATGGGACAGGTTGGACGTTCAAACCTCAGCGTCTATTGCGCCTCTAAAGCGGCACTGCACGGGTTGACACAATCAATCGCTGAAGAGGTCTGGGAGGACGGTATTATCGCCAACGTTCTTATCCCCGGTCCCGTGAAAACAGAACTCTCAAAACCTGCTTGGGAGAATTCGGGAACTTTCAGAGCGCAAAGCGATCCGTGGAAGGAACCGGAACAGGTTGTCGCCTCCGCGCTTTTCCTTGCGGCGCAACCACCCACCAGCGGCATGACGGGCCAGATTCTCAGCATCATGCGTCGAAACAGCCCGTAAAGCAGAAAAATGAAGTGATATTTTAGAGCGGAAACGTGATACGTCGTCCCTCCTGTGCAGAACGATATGCCCCCAAAATCATCTCCACCGAAACGCGTCCATCCTCCACTGTGACATCGGGTTCCGTCCCGTTCTTCAGGCAGTCGATAAAGGGACGCGGTACACCGCCAATTCGTTCGCCGTGCCCATCTGGAATAGGGATACCAAGGTCTTTCCATGAGGGTTCGTCTCGTGTATACAACTTGAGCGCAACAGCGTCTGCGGGACGTGGGATATTGCAAGAAGGTGCGTCGCCATAGTTCTGAATTACCACACCTTCATCGCCGTAGATTTCAGTTGTATTCTCACCGGCGAGTGTCACAGATGTGTTGAGCAGAATCGCCATCTCTCCACCAGCAAATCGATAGACAGCCAACCCGGTATCATCAGGCGCGACATCGGTCAAAATATTATCAATCTCGGCAATAACACTCGTCGGTTTACCGAGCATCCAGTGGATAAAATCGGTTGCGTGAGAGGCATCGTCCATGAACATCCCCATGTTCTTCTCTGGATCGATATGCCAACGACTGGGTCCCGTCACAAAGGCTTCGCTAAATAAAGCGTTGATACAGTGACGGCGGCGGAGCACTCCGATTTTACCCAAAACGCCACTGTCGATCAGTTCTTTCATCGCGATGTTTGCTGGGTCGCGCCGCATCTGATAACCCATCATAAATTTCACGCCTGTTTTCTCAACAACCTCAGCAATCCGATCGCAATCTTCTAACGTGAGTGCCATCGGTTTTTGGCAGAGGATGTGCTTCCCTTCCGACGCTGCCGCTGCCACCATCTCCGCGTGGCGATTCGTTTCACACGTCACAATAACGGCGTGAATTTCGGGATGGTTGACAACATCTTCGAGATGTGGCGAGTAACGCATGCCGTATTGTGTCGCGGCGGCTTCGCCGCGTTCAGCGTTATCGTCCCAACACGCAATGAGTTCAACATCCTCAAACGTTTGCATCTGGTTGCAGTAAGCGTTGGCGTGCCCATGCGCAAAACTTATGATGCCGATACCAATCTTTGTTTCCATATATTAACTTATCCAATCTGTGAGTATCTGTTGTGAATCTACTTCAGGGTTGAAGGTTTGTAATCCCTCAGTGTGGGCAGCTC of the Candidatus Poribacteria bacterium genome contains:
- a CDS encoding Gfo/Idh/MocA family oxidoreductase; the protein is METKIGIGIISFAHGHANAYCNQMQTFEDVELIACWDDNAERGEAAATQYGMRYSPHLEDVVNHPEIHAVIVTCETNRHAEMVAAAASEGKHILCQKPMALTLEDCDRIAEVVEKTGVKFMMGYQMRRDPANIAMKELIDSGVLGKIGVLRRRHCINALFSEAFVTGPSRWHIDPEKNMGMFMDDASHATDFIHWMLGKPTSVIAEIDNILTDVAPDDTGLAVYRFAGGEMAILLNTSVTLAGENTTEIYGDEGVVIQNYGDAPSCNIPRPADAVALKLYTRDEPSWKDLGIPIPDGHGERIGGVPRPFIDCLKNGTEPDVTVEDGRVSVEMILGAYRSAQEGRRITFPL
- a CDS encoding SDR family NAD(P)-dependent oxidoreductase, which produces MQLKDKVAIVTGGGRGIGRAIAIAYAAEGARVVIAARNIAQLDEVAAEIAEQGGEVLTVPTDLRVRTKVENLIQQTVDKFSRIDILVNNAGINPRGPFLESTDEEWEQGWQINVMGVVHCCRAALPIMQQQGSGNIINVGSGMGQVGRSNLSVYCASKAALHGLTQSIAEEVWEDGIIANVLIPGPVKTELSKPAWENSGTFRAQSDPWKEPEQVVASALFLAAQPPTSGMTGQILSIMRRNSP